The following coding sequences are from one Lipingzhangella halophila window:
- a CDS encoding DUF2203 domain-containing protein, translating to MDDDVIPPSGGTGSGEPRVFALSEARALMPEVRERVSELVTLRADLAELAADLRAGGDSALGGRPELKAMEARFSELQSWFPEQGIEVKGLSPILIDFPALLDGISVRLCWLESESELAWYHRSELGFIGRRPLPPTTTEG from the coding sequence ATGGACGACGACGTCATTCCGCCCTCTGGCGGAACCGGCTCCGGCGAGCCCCGCGTGTTCGCGCTCAGCGAGGCCCGGGCCCTGATGCCCGAAGTACGCGAACGCGTGTCCGAGCTCGTGACCCTTCGGGCGGACCTCGCCGAACTCGCGGCCGACCTGCGCGCCGGGGGTGACTCCGCGCTGGGCGGCCGGCCGGAGCTGAAGGCGATGGAGGCGCGGTTCAGCGAGCTCCAGAGCTGGTTCCCGGAACAGGGAATCGAGGTAAAGGGGCTTTCGCCGATCCTCATCGACTTTCCCGCGCTCCTCGACGGCATCTCGGTGCGGCTGTGCTGGCTCGAAAGCGAGTCCGAACTCGCCTGGTACCACCGCAGCGAACTCGGCTTCATCGGCCGTCGTCCCCTCCCGCCCACCACCACCGAGGGCTAA
- a CDS encoding DUF5998 family protein: protein MRKTRAVSTDWRLEIERNGYYPGLVIDAVATALGSETADAFVVHHEATFDPAMEMRRHITVLLLTETRLVVCHTDEHPPNEGGARPHASTTTDSIQIGNIQSVALTRVVPDPANYVPGTLPAEAVLSVSLAVNWGALAHIDLEPASCADENCELDHGYTGAITSEPLTLRVSQTADGADAVANVVNFANVLSEATASR, encoded by the coding sequence ATGAGGAAAACGCGTGCCGTGTCCACCGACTGGCGCTTGGAGATCGAGCGGAACGGGTACTACCCGGGTCTTGTGATCGACGCCGTCGCCACCGCTCTCGGGAGCGAGACCGCCGACGCCTTCGTCGTGCACCATGAGGCGACCTTCGATCCCGCGATGGAGATGAGGCGGCACATCACCGTACTGCTGCTCACCGAGACGCGGCTGGTCGTCTGCCACACCGACGAGCATCCACCGAACGAGGGCGGGGCCCGCCCGCACGCCTCGACCACCACGGACAGTATCCAGATCGGCAACATCCAGTCCGTGGCGCTCACGCGGGTGGTACCCGACCCGGCCAACTACGTCCCGGGCACCCTGCCCGCCGAAGCTGTGCTCAGTGTCAGCCTCGCCGTGAACTGGGGTGCCCTCGCCCACATCGACCTCGAACCGGCGTCCTGCGCCGACGAGAACTGCGAGCTGGACCATGGCTACACCGGAGCAATCACATCGGAGCCGCTGACCCTGCGGGTCAGCCAGACCGCCGACGGCGCCGACGCCGTCGCCAACGTGGTCAACTTCGCCAACGTCCTGTCCGAGGCGACCGCCTCTCGGTAG
- a CDS encoding alkaline phosphatase family protein gives MFADTGFGSPHYGAGSLAELVPSVLASLGVPNEPATLDLPPVRRACVLLVDGMGWELLAAHRFHAPFLSSLLDTAGPITASFPTTTATSLTTLGTGLPPGHHGIVGLQVALPGTDRVMHQLRWAPDVDPETWQPRRTAYQRAEEAGVTTGYVAFGGYEGTGLSRASARGSRYVPANDITELAVKAGTALAEGDRSLVVVYHSDLDTYGHMCGVDSPYWRLHLGHVDRLAEQLATQLPPDAALYVTADHGMVDSTPASRIDVESDPELSAGVRVLAGEARVRHVHTRDGAADDVLAAWRAKLSGRAEVITRDEAVAGGLFGGVADAVLPRIGDILALARGETALVAPRAEPTQSALVGQHGSLTPEELRVPLLRASTVL, from the coding sequence GTGTTCGCAGACACCGGGTTCGGCTCTCCCCACTACGGTGCGGGCTCGCTCGCCGAACTGGTCCCGTCAGTGCTGGCGTCGCTGGGGGTCCCGAACGAGCCCGCGACCCTCGACCTGCCACCGGTGCGCCGCGCCTGCGTGCTGCTGGTCGACGGCATGGGGTGGGAGCTGCTGGCGGCGCACCGCTTCCACGCGCCGTTCCTGTCGTCGCTCCTCGACACCGCCGGCCCCATCACGGCGAGCTTCCCGACCACCACGGCCACCAGCCTGACCACGCTGGGTACGGGCCTGCCGCCGGGGCACCACGGCATCGTCGGCCTGCAGGTGGCGCTGCCGGGTACCGACCGCGTCATGCACCAGCTCCGCTGGGCCCCCGACGTCGACCCCGAGACCTGGCAGCCGCGCCGCACCGCGTACCAGCGTGCGGAGGAGGCCGGGGTGACCACTGGCTACGTCGCGTTCGGCGGCTACGAGGGCACCGGGCTGAGCCGCGCCTCCGCACGCGGGAGCCGGTACGTGCCGGCCAACGACATCACCGAGCTCGCGGTCAAGGCGGGCACCGCCCTCGCCGAAGGCGACCGGTCCCTGGTGGTCGTCTACCACTCCGACCTCGACACCTACGGTCACATGTGCGGGGTGGACTCCCCGTACTGGCGGCTGCACCTGGGCCACGTCGACCGCCTCGCCGAGCAGCTCGCCACCCAGCTCCCGCCCGACGCCGCGCTCTACGTCACCGCCGACCACGGCATGGTCGACAGCACGCCCGCGAGCCGCATCGACGTGGAGTCCGACCCGGAGCTCAGCGCGGGCGTGCGGGTGCTGGCCGGCGAGGCCCGGGTCCGTCATGTCCACACGCGCGACGGCGCGGCCGACGACGTCCTCGCCGCCTGGCGGGCGAAGCTTTCCGGCCGGGCCGAGGTCATCACGCGGGACGAGGCGGTCGCCGGGGGCCTGTTCGGCGGGGTCGCCGATGCGGTCCTGCCGCGCATCGGCGACATCCTGGCCCTGGCGCGCGGCGAGACCGCTCTCGTCGCCCCGCGTGCCGAGCCCACGCAGAGCGCGCTGGTGGGCCAGCACGGTTCCCTCACCCCGGAGGAGCTGCGCGTTCCGCTGCTGCGCGCGAGCACCGTGCTCTGA
- a CDS encoding enoyl-CoA hydratase-related protein gives MAETAEPPIRRSTDRGIATLTLDSPDNRNALSARLRADLAEGLADAMADDDVRAVVLTATGPAFCAGADLKEVAAQRAGHTPEPADAPAMADLFSAIMEAPKPVVALLNGPARAGGIGLVAAADIAIAPEEATFAFTEVRIGLVPAIISVPVMARMHDRQLSRYFLTGETFDAATAAAAGLLTCAVPAEEVAVVGDRILDGLRGAAPRALARTKALLDEPGAAARPAAFAEMAALSAEFFASDDAAEGRAAFFEKRAPRWAR, from the coding sequence ATGGCCGAAACCGCGGAACCACCGATACGGCGAAGCACCGACCGCGGTATCGCCACGCTCACCCTGGACTCCCCGGACAACCGGAACGCCCTGTCGGCGCGGCTGCGCGCTGACCTCGCCGAAGGGCTGGCCGATGCCATGGCCGACGACGATGTCCGGGCCGTTGTGCTCACCGCGACCGGTCCCGCGTTCTGCGCCGGAGCGGACCTGAAGGAGGTGGCCGCGCAACGGGCCGGGCACACGCCCGAGCCGGCCGACGCGCCCGCGATGGCGGATCTGTTCTCGGCGATCATGGAGGCGCCCAAGCCGGTTGTCGCGTTGCTGAACGGCCCGGCGCGGGCGGGCGGCATCGGTCTGGTCGCCGCGGCCGACATCGCCATCGCGCCGGAGGAGGCCACGTTCGCGTTCACCGAGGTCCGCATCGGCCTCGTTCCGGCGATCATCTCGGTCCCCGTTATGGCCCGGATGCACGACCGCCAGCTCAGCCGGTACTTCCTCACCGGCGAGACCTTCGATGCCGCTACGGCCGCCGCGGCGGGCCTGCTGACCTGTGCGGTCCCGGCCGAGGAGGTCGCGGTGGTGGGCGACCGGATCCTGGACGGCCTGCGCGGGGCCGCGCCGCGCGCACTGGCCCGCACCAAGGCGCTGCTGGACGAGCCCGGGGCCGCCGCCCGTCCGGCCGCGTTCGCCGAGATGGCGGCGCTGTCCGCGGAATTCTTCGCCAGCGACGACGCCGCAGAGGGCCGCGCCGCCTTCTTCGAGAAACGCGCGCCTCGCTGGGCCCGGTGA
- a CDS encoding peroxiredoxin — MNVADPAPDFELSDQYGTPRRLSALLDGGYVVLFFYPAAMTPGCTAESCHFRDLTKELAEFGARPVGISADPVDKQRTFAETHSLDFPLLSDPDGAVAKRYDARRTGLLANLAPTRRRTFVIGPEQRIVHQVSSEVRMQAHADQALKALRNQRDQDA; from the coding sequence GTGAACGTTGCCGATCCGGCTCCCGACTTCGAGCTCAGCGACCAGTACGGTACGCCGCGCCGGCTCAGCGCCCTGCTCGACGGCGGCTACGTAGTGCTGTTCTTCTACCCCGCGGCCATGACACCCGGGTGCACCGCCGAGAGCTGCCACTTCCGCGACCTCACCAAGGAGCTGGCCGAGTTCGGGGCGCGGCCGGTCGGAATCAGCGCCGACCCTGTCGACAAGCAACGTACGTTCGCCGAGACCCACAGCCTCGACTTCCCTCTGCTCTCCGATCCCGACGGCGCGGTCGCCAAGCGGTACGACGCGCGCCGCACCGGCCTGCTCGCGAACCTGGCACCAACCCGGCGCCGGACCTTCGTGATCGGCCCCGAACAGCGGATCGTGCACCAGGTCAGCAGCGAGGTACGCATGCAGGCGCATGCCGACCAAGCCCTGAAGGCGCTGCGGAACCAGCGCGACCAGGACGCGTAA
- a CDS encoding sugar kinase, with the protein MVVIGDLMTDAVARAYYALARGSDTPASVTTYGGGSGANVAAWLAVEGTDTSFVGRRGSDITGRTREMELMGYGIDSRVVMDPERPTGTCVVMITHRGDRTMLSDPGANARLQPEDLPRDVFGPDGHLHVSGFTLINEDSRHAARIALRFARESGMSISVDSGSHAPLERAGAEAFLEWTSGARLLFANIQQAKVLTGREEAEAAARVLTAWFPNVVIKLGDEGALWASKTREDLVTVPAEPVQPSPGSVGAGDAFIAGFLPSWLAGKHPQDSLAHAQRLAARALHQPGARPDLGDGY; encoded by the coding sequence GTGGTCGTGATCGGCGATCTCATGACCGACGCTGTGGCGAGGGCTTACTACGCGCTGGCGCGTGGTAGCGACACCCCGGCATCCGTGACCACATACGGGGGCGGCTCCGGCGCGAATGTCGCGGCCTGGCTCGCCGTCGAGGGCACCGACACCTCGTTCGTGGGCCGGCGCGGTTCCGACATCACGGGCCGCACCCGCGAGATGGAGCTCATGGGGTACGGCATCGACTCCCGTGTGGTGATGGACCCCGAGCGGCCCACGGGAACATGCGTCGTCATGATCACGCACCGCGGCGACCGCACCATGCTCAGCGACCCCGGCGCCAACGCCCGGTTGCAGCCCGAGGACCTCCCCCGCGACGTTTTCGGGCCCGACGGCCACCTGCACGTCTCCGGCTTCACCCTGATCAACGAGGACTCCCGGCACGCCGCCCGCATCGCGCTGCGGTTCGCGCGCGAGTCCGGCATGTCCATCTCGGTGGACTCCGGTTCGCACGCGCCCCTGGAGCGCGCCGGCGCCGAGGCGTTCCTCGAATGGACCTCCGGCGCCCGGCTGCTGTTCGCCAACATCCAGCAGGCCAAGGTGCTCACCGGCCGCGAGGAAGCCGAGGCCGCGGCCCGGGTGCTCACCGCGTGGTTCCCCAACGTGGTGATCAAGCTGGGCGACGAGGGAGCGCTGTGGGCGTCCAAGACCCGCGAGGACCTGGTCACGGTCCCCGCTGAGCCGGTACAGCCCTCGCCCGGCTCCGTCGGCGCGGGCGACGCGTTCATCGCCGGCTTCCTGCCGTCGTGGCTGGCCGGCAAACACCCGCAGGACTCCCTCGCCCACGCGCAGCGGCTCGCCGCCCGTGCGCTGCACCAGCCCGGAGCCCGGCCGGACCTCGGTGACGGCTACTAG
- a CDS encoding bifunctional acetate--CoA ligase family protein/GNAT family N-acetyltransferase — MQPYPNHWEADVVLTDGGTAHIRPIAAADGDLLQEFHSRLSPETVYYRFFAPYPKLSKRDIERFTHVDYEDRVALVATISDVMVAVVRYDKVSEDEAEVAFVVEDAHQGRGLASVLLEHIGAAARERGLRRFIADVLPENRRMINVFREAGYTAQQTFDEGVIRLTLDLEPTDTAQEVMRAREQRAESRSIARLLFPGSVAVVGASRTAHTIGQTALRNLLAGDFKGPVYPVHPEAKAVAGVRAYQSVLDIPDEVDLAVVAVRADMVTGVVEECAQKGVHGLVVVSSGFGELGAEGRERQDELVRTARAAGLRVVGPNCLGVANTDPAVSLNATLAPYVPQQGPIGFFSQSGALGRAILQRVAERGMGLSTFVSAGNRADVSGNDLVQYWQEDPATEVVLQYLESLGNPRKFTRLARRLAQHKPVVAVRSGGSSQGVPTGHAAGALSLPDHAVTSLFQQAGVVRVEDITQMFDVAQLFAYQPLPTGPRVGILGNSDSLGLLVKDACARSGLKPHEPVDLGPNATAADFDAALSTVLADDRVHSVVVVFIPALTPITGDVAEVVRNRAAESSKPIVTTYLGYQGLPEELRQVGENGETARGSVPSYPAPEDAVRALAHATHYAIWRERDPGRHPELADVDGARARAIIDDTLAKELPEDETAGAAHSVWFTSEPVHNEETAVRQEAAHELLRCFGVDMWSYAPVTSADAAVAAAEDFGYPVVVKANAPDLRLRSGGGGIRSDLRSAGEVRSAFTGLHDRLGDDARLVVQRMATPGVPTVIRAGENPSFGPVIGFGLADATAELLDDRAFRLAPLTDTDAADLVHAVRSSPLLFGVPPGATSLAEQPDVEALQDVLVRISRLVEAFPEVAHVDLDPVVVNSEGANVLGARVWLRPAPDIRPDAGPRRLRGVTF; from the coding sequence GTGCAGCCATACCCGAATCACTGGGAAGCGGATGTGGTCCTCACCGACGGCGGGACCGCGCATATCCGTCCGATCGCCGCCGCGGACGGTGACCTACTCCAGGAGTTCCACTCCCGGCTGTCGCCCGAGACGGTCTACTACCGCTTCTTCGCGCCCTACCCGAAGCTGTCCAAACGCGACATCGAGCGGTTCACGCACGTCGACTACGAGGATCGGGTCGCGCTGGTCGCGACCATCTCCGACGTCATGGTCGCCGTGGTGCGCTACGACAAGGTGAGCGAGGACGAGGCCGAGGTCGCCTTCGTCGTGGAGGACGCCCACCAGGGCCGCGGCCTGGCCTCGGTGCTGCTGGAGCACATCGGTGCCGCGGCACGCGAGCGCGGGCTGCGCCGGTTCATCGCCGATGTGCTGCCCGAGAACCGCCGGATGATCAACGTCTTCCGTGAGGCCGGGTACACCGCGCAGCAGACCTTTGACGAGGGCGTCATCCGGCTCACCCTGGACCTCGAACCCACCGACACCGCCCAGGAGGTCATGCGCGCCCGGGAGCAGCGAGCGGAGTCGCGCTCCATCGCCCGTCTGCTGTTCCCGGGGTCGGTCGCGGTGGTGGGGGCGAGCCGCACCGCCCACACCATCGGCCAGACCGCGCTGCGCAACCTGCTGGCCGGCGACTTCAAGGGGCCGGTGTACCCGGTACACCCCGAGGCCAAGGCGGTCGCCGGGGTCCGGGCGTACCAAAGTGTGCTGGACATCCCCGACGAGGTCGACCTCGCGGTCGTGGCGGTCCGCGCCGACATGGTGACCGGGGTGGTTGAGGAGTGCGCGCAGAAGGGCGTACACGGGCTGGTCGTCGTGAGCTCCGGCTTCGGCGAGCTCGGGGCCGAGGGGCGCGAGCGCCAGGACGAGCTGGTGCGCACCGCCCGCGCGGCCGGGCTGCGCGTCGTGGGACCCAACTGCCTGGGTGTCGCCAACACCGATCCCGCTGTCTCGCTCAACGCGACTCTGGCGCCCTATGTGCCCCAGCAGGGGCCCATCGGGTTCTTCTCACAGTCCGGCGCTCTGGGGCGGGCTATCCTGCAGCGCGTCGCCGAACGCGGCATGGGGCTGTCCACCTTCGTCTCGGCGGGCAACCGCGCCGATGTCTCCGGTAACGACCTCGTGCAGTACTGGCAGGAGGACCCGGCGACCGAGGTCGTCCTGCAGTACCTGGAGTCGCTGGGCAACCCCAGGAAGTTCACCCGCCTGGCGCGGCGCCTGGCGCAGCACAAGCCGGTGGTGGCGGTGCGCAGCGGCGGCTCCTCGCAGGGGGTGCCCACCGGGCACGCCGCGGGCGCGCTCTCGTTGCCCGACCACGCGGTGACCTCGCTGTTCCAGCAGGCCGGTGTGGTCCGGGTGGAGGACATCACCCAGATGTTCGACGTCGCGCAGCTGTTCGCCTACCAGCCGCTGCCCACCGGCCCACGCGTGGGCATCCTGGGCAACTCCGACTCCCTGGGGCTGCTCGTCAAGGACGCCTGCGCCCGCTCCGGGCTCAAACCGCACGAACCGGTGGACCTCGGCCCCAACGCCACCGCCGCCGACTTCGACGCGGCGCTGAGTACCGTGCTCGCCGACGACAGGGTGCACTCCGTCGTCGTGGTGTTCATCCCGGCGCTCACCCCGATCACCGGTGACGTCGCCGAGGTCGTGCGGAACAGGGCCGCCGAGTCCTCGAAGCCGATCGTCACCACCTATCTCGGCTACCAGGGCCTGCCCGAGGAACTCCGCCAGGTTGGCGAGAACGGTGAGACCGCACGCGGGTCAGTGCCGTCGTACCCGGCCCCTGAGGACGCCGTGCGGGCGCTCGCGCACGCCACGCACTACGCCATCTGGCGCGAGCGCGACCCGGGGCGGCACCCGGAGCTGGCCGACGTCGACGGGGCGCGGGCGCGGGCGATCATCGACGACACGCTCGCCAAGGAGTTGCCGGAGGACGAGACCGCCGGTGCCGCGCACTCCGTCTGGTTCACCAGCGAGCCCGTGCACAACGAGGAGACCGCGGTGCGCCAGGAGGCCGCCCACGAGCTGCTCCGCTGCTTCGGGGTCGACATGTGGTCGTACGCCCCCGTAACTTCCGCCGACGCCGCTGTTGCCGCGGCCGAGGACTTCGGTTACCCGGTGGTGGTCAAGGCCAACGCCCCGGACCTGCGCCTGCGGTCCGGGGGCGGCGGTATCCGGTCCGACCTGCGCAGCGCTGGCGAGGTCCGCAGCGCGTTCACCGGGCTGCACGACCGCCTCGGCGACGACGCCAGATTGGTGGTCCAGCGCATGGCGACGCCGGGCGTGCCAACGGTCATCCGCGCGGGCGAGAATCCGTCCTTCGGGCCGGTCATCGGTTTCGGACTGGCCGACGCCACAGCGGAGCTCCTGGACGACCGGGCATTCCGGCTGGCTCCCCTGACCGACACTGACGCGGCCGACCTGGTGCACGCGGTGCGGTCCTCGCCCCTGTTGTTCGGTGTGCCCCCCGGTGCCACGTCGCTGGCTGAGCAGCCCGACGTCGAGGCGCTGCAGGATGTGCTGGTGCGTATCTCGCGACTGGTGGAAGCGTTCCCGGAGGTCGCACACGTTGACCTGGACCCGGTGGTGGTCAACTCCGAGGGCGCGAACGTCCTGGGTGCCCGCGTGTGGCTGCGCCCTGCCCCCGATATCCGGCCCGACGCGGGCCCGCGCCGGCTGAGAGGGGTGACCTTCTAG
- a CDS encoding D-arabinono-1,4-lactone oxidase yields the protein MTTAHRSNWAGNITFRAAELHRPATVAELQKLVAASGAIRAVGTRHSFNDIADSPGAQVSLDALDQPVEVDTGAGTVTVGAGARYAQLSAALDAAGVALHNLGSLPHISVAGACATGTHGSGDGNGSLATAVRAIDLVTADGELVTLHRDRDGDRFAGAVVGLGALGIVVRLTLDVIPTFDVRQWVFDGLSWTALTDHLDAVFAAGDSVSVFTRWHADQAGRVWVKRRADTHQPDAGELFGARPAEGPRHPVPGMPAEYCTEQDGVAGRWHDRLPHFRAEFLPSSGAELQTEYLVPRDRAADALAALARLRERIAPILQVCELRTVARDALWLSPAYQRDVLGIHFTWVDDEAAVRPVLRGIEAALAPFAPRPHWGKLFSIAPEQVRAAYPRFADFAALAGEFDPHGKFRNAFLDRFLT from the coding sequence GTGACCACCGCGCACCGGTCGAACTGGGCGGGCAACATCACGTTCCGTGCCGCCGAGCTCCACCGGCCGGCAACCGTGGCCGAGCTGCAGAAGCTGGTCGCCGCGAGTGGCGCCATTCGCGCGGTGGGGACCCGGCACTCCTTCAACGACATCGCTGACAGCCCCGGCGCCCAGGTCTCCCTTGACGCGCTGGACCAGCCGGTCGAGGTGGACACCGGGGCCGGGACGGTGACGGTCGGGGCGGGGGCCCGCTACGCCCAGCTTTCGGCGGCACTCGACGCGGCCGGGGTTGCCCTGCACAATCTTGGCTCGTTGCCGCACATCTCCGTGGCCGGGGCATGCGCCACCGGCACCCACGGCTCGGGCGACGGCAACGGCTCACTGGCCACCGCGGTGCGCGCGATTGACCTGGTCACAGCGGACGGGGAGCTGGTGACGCTGCACCGGGACCGCGATGGTGACCGGTTCGCCGGCGCGGTGGTGGGTCTGGGGGCACTCGGCATCGTCGTTCGGCTGACCCTGGACGTGATACCGACGTTCGACGTCCGCCAGTGGGTGTTCGACGGGCTGAGCTGGACGGCGCTGACCGACCACCTGGACGCGGTCTTCGCCGCCGGCGACAGCGTCAGCGTCTTCACCCGCTGGCACGCCGACCAGGCGGGCCGGGTGTGGGTCAAGCGCCGCGCCGACACCCACCAGCCGGATGCGGGGGAGCTGTTCGGTGCGCGGCCGGCCGAAGGGCCGCGGCACCCGGTTCCCGGCATGCCCGCTGAGTACTGCACCGAGCAGGACGGCGTCGCGGGCCGCTGGCACGACCGGCTGCCGCACTTCCGCGCGGAGTTCCTGCCGAGCAGCGGCGCCGAGCTGCAGACGGAGTACCTGGTGCCGCGCGACCGCGCCGCGGACGCGTTGGCGGCGCTGGCCCGGCTACGCGAGCGCATCGCCCCGATTTTGCAGGTATGCGAACTGCGCACGGTGGCGCGCGACGCTCTGTGGCTCAGCCCGGCCTACCAGCGTGACGTGCTGGGAATCCACTTCACCTGGGTCGACGACGAGGCCGCGGTCCGCCCGGTGCTGCGCGGGATCGAGGCCGCGCTCGCACCGTTCGCGCCCCGGCCGCACTGGGGCAAGCTGTTCAGCATCGCGCCGGAGCAGGTGCGCGCGGCCTACCCGCGGTTCGCCGACTTCGCGGCCCTGGCCGGCGAGTTCGATCCGCACGGCAAGTTCCGCAACGCCTTCCTGGACCGGTTCCTCACCTGA
- a CDS encoding MBL fold metallo-hydrolase: MTYSGDTRVGGPADVRKLPHVSISKLAVGPMDNNTYLLRCNATAEAVLIDAANEADRILELIGSAGLSRVVTTHRHQDHWQALAEVVGVTGARTVAHPIDGEELPVSVDDPVEHGDVVPVGQVELRVIHLRGHTPGSIALRYDDPEGRTHLFTGDSLFPGGVGKTWDETDFRSLLSDVEERVFAAMDDDTWVYPGHGRDTTLGAERPQLPEWRVRGW, translated from the coding sequence GTGACTTACTCCGGAGATACGCGGGTCGGGGGACCCGCCGACGTACGAAAACTGCCCCATGTGAGTATCAGCAAGCTCGCTGTGGGCCCCATGGACAACAACACCTACCTGCTGCGCTGCAACGCCACCGCTGAGGCGGTGCTCATCGACGCTGCGAACGAGGCCGACCGGATCCTGGAGCTCATCGGCTCCGCCGGCCTGTCCCGGGTCGTGACGACCCACCGGCACCAGGACCACTGGCAGGCGCTCGCCGAGGTGGTGGGCGTGACCGGCGCCCGCACAGTGGCGCACCCGATCGACGGCGAGGAGCTGCCGGTGTCGGTGGACGACCCCGTCGAGCACGGTGACGTGGTCCCGGTCGGCCAGGTTGAGTTGCGGGTGATCCACCTTCGCGGGCACACACCGGGGTCGATCGCGTTGCGCTACGACGACCCGGAGGGGCGTACCCACCTGTTCACCGGCGACAGCCTGTTCCCCGGCGGGGTGGGAAAGACGTGGGACGAGACCGACTTCCGCTCGCTGCTGAGCGATGTCGAGGAGCGCGTCTTCGCCGCGATGGACGACGACACGTGGGTCTACCCGGGGCACGGTCGCGACACGACCCTGGGGGCGGAGCGCCCGCAGCTCCCTGAGTGGCGCGTCCGCGGCTGGTGA
- a CDS encoding DUF5709 domain-containing protein, whose translation MDEKRVDHDPINDAAADWEGAGLPAQEDSTEEQALPRDEPSSMGEHGPVGTDTEAGEPLDSALSREQPEAEEAEDASAPPHGAPRHAPAGGEDRGMRLVEEDEGIREDREETLIAEDAGEDRGAYSPEEQAIHTEEETPGTA comes from the coding sequence ATGGACGAGAAACGCGTCGACCACGACCCCATCAACGACGCGGCGGCCGACTGGGAGGGTGCGGGCCTGCCCGCACAGGAGGACAGCACGGAGGAGCAGGCCCTGCCCCGTGACGAGCCGTCGTCGATGGGCGAGCACGGCCCCGTTGGCACCGACACGGAGGCCGGAGAACCGTTGGACAGCGCTCTGTCCCGGGAACAGCCCGAGGCAGAGGAGGCGGAGGACGCCAGTGCGCCCCCGCACGGCGCTCCCCGCCACGCACCGGCCGGCGGCGAGGACCGGGGAATGCGGCTGGTCGAGGAGGACGAGGGAATCCGCGAGGACCGCGAGGAGACGCTGATCGCCGAGGACGCCGGCGAGGACCGCGGTGCCTACAGCCCTGAGGAGCAGGCCATCCATACCGAGGAGGAGACACCCGGCACGGCCTGA